Proteins encoded together in one Microbacterium oxydans window:
- a CDS encoding SseB family protein, which yields MALFSRRKKSGDDAVAPTAVTVETDAVENDAAETDAVASDQSAPVEDQAAAPAIGISVQAFRGVGAEAGPEVALPASDPTPEAPVAAPRPAQPSPAVQPEVPPVRRLPLASPLPPEQTETVAGMKDNVLLREALTEIETGATNDQLLGVMRQALQGHLYIRVNGDARAQISEGRPLSVAVVRDAEDRQFMLAFSSARAVRDSVQLEADPSATSAVAQPVTSVLQQVVSGDFAGLIVDNASAPHRVVFPTELLQKTLDQADAEMTVKSLLAAPREQDSAAKVGEALATKRMWVAVNDGSDSGQVGIAEAQTTDGRRFLQLFSHPLEVIALGRGDRPLPFEPAQLAKVLTSHSEMAGVIVDSAGPTLVVERDALAPVLVLAVDLEDE from the coding sequence ATGGCCCTCTTCTCCCGCCGCAAGAAGTCCGGTGACGATGCCGTCGCCCCCACCGCCGTCACTGTCGAAACCGACGCTGTCGAGAACGACGCCGCCGAGACCGACGCTGTCGCCTCCGATCAGAGCGCGCCCGTCGAGGATCAGGCCGCCGCGCCCGCCATCGGCATCTCGGTGCAGGCGTTCCGCGGTGTCGGAGCCGAAGCGGGTCCCGAGGTCGCGCTGCCCGCCTCCGACCCGACGCCCGAGGCGCCGGTCGCCGCTCCTCGTCCTGCGCAGCCGAGCCCGGCCGTGCAGCCCGAGGTTCCTCCCGTTCGGCGTCTGCCGCTCGCTTCTCCGCTGCCGCCCGAGCAGACCGAGACCGTCGCGGGCATGAAGGACAACGTCCTGCTCCGCGAGGCGCTCACCGAGATCGAGACGGGCGCGACCAACGACCAGCTGCTCGGCGTGATGCGCCAGGCGCTGCAGGGTCACCTGTACATCCGTGTGAACGGCGATGCCCGCGCGCAGATCAGCGAGGGTCGGCCGCTCTCCGTCGCGGTGGTCCGCGATGCGGAGGACCGCCAGTTCATGCTCGCGTTCAGCTCGGCGCGCGCGGTGCGCGACTCCGTGCAGCTCGAAGCCGACCCCTCCGCGACGTCGGCGGTGGCGCAGCCCGTCACCTCGGTGCTGCAGCAGGTCGTGTCCGGTGACTTCGCAGGCCTCATCGTCGACAACGCCTCGGCCCCGCACCGCGTCGTCTTCCCGACCGAGCTGCTGCAGAAGACGCTCGACCAGGCCGATGCCGAGATGACGGTCAAGAGCCTCCTCGCCGCGCCCCGGGAGCAGGATTCGGCGGCCAAGGTCGGCGAGGCGCTCGCGACGAAACGGATGTGGGTCGCGGTGAACGACGGCTCCGACAGCGGGCAGGTCGGCATCGCCGAGGCGCAGACGACCGACGGCCGTCGTTTCCTGCAGTTGTTCTCGCACCCGCTCGAGGTCATCGCGCTCGGACGCGGCGACCGGCCGCTGCCCTTCGAGCCGGCGCAGCTGGCCAAGGTGCTCACGAGCCACTCCGAGATGGCCGGTGTGATCGTCGACTCGGCCGGTCCGACGCTCGTCGTCGAGCGCGACGCGCTCGCGCCGGTCCTGGTGCTCGCGGTCGACCTCGAGGACGAGTAG
- the ligD gene encoding non-homologous end-joining DNA ligase — MASERVTLTVADSDGEREIALSSPNRVVWPDLGITKAELAEYVQLVSVPFLAANGHRPVSLERFRDGIGPADGPRAEGFFSKNPPKGTPDFVEAVTVTYNSGRQHPQIVLTRTSAIVWAVQMNTIVFHPWASLAADADDPVELRIDLDPQPGTDLADAVTAAHTLREVLREAGLEAFAKTSGNRGLHVFAPIEPTHEFLDVRHAVIAAGRELERRMPEQVTTNWWKEERGERIFVDFNQANRDRTMAGAYSPRALPGATVSTPVAWDELDGLDPRRFTVRSIPERLAEIGDPWADMPSSPGRIDTLLEWWERDRENGLGELPFPPEFPKMPGEPPRVQPSKKVAANWDEDGAPADKD; from the coding sequence ATGGCCTCCGAACGCGTGACCCTGACCGTCGCCGACTCCGACGGAGAGCGCGAGATCGCGCTGTCCAGCCCGAACCGCGTGGTGTGGCCGGATCTCGGCATCACGAAGGCGGAGCTGGCCGAGTACGTCCAGCTCGTCTCCGTGCCGTTCCTCGCGGCCAACGGCCATCGTCCGGTGTCGCTCGAGCGGTTCCGCGACGGCATCGGTCCCGCCGACGGCCCGCGGGCCGAGGGCTTCTTCTCGAAGAACCCGCCCAAGGGGACCCCGGACTTCGTCGAGGCCGTGACGGTGACGTACAACAGCGGGCGCCAGCATCCGCAGATCGTGCTCACCCGCACGAGCGCCATCGTCTGGGCGGTGCAGATGAACACGATCGTGTTCCACCCCTGGGCCTCGCTCGCGGCCGACGCCGACGATCCCGTCGAGCTGCGCATCGACCTCGACCCGCAGCCGGGCACGGACTTGGCGGATGCGGTGACGGCCGCGCACACGCTGCGCGAGGTGCTGCGCGAAGCCGGACTCGAGGCGTTCGCCAAGACCAGCGGCAATCGCGGCCTGCACGTGTTCGCGCCGATCGAGCCGACCCACGAGTTCCTCGACGTGCGTCATGCGGTGATCGCCGCCGGTCGGGAGCTCGAGCGCCGGATGCCGGAGCAGGTCACCACGAACTGGTGGAAGGAGGAGCGCGGCGAGCGGATCTTCGTCGACTTCAACCAGGCGAACCGCGACCGCACGATGGCCGGCGCCTACAGCCCGCGCGCTCTGCCCGGCGCCACGGTGTCGACACCGGTCGCGTGGGACGAGCTCGACGGTCTGGACCCGCGGCGGTTCACGGTGCGCAGCATCCCGGAGCGCCTGGCCGAGATCGGGGACCCCTGGGCGGACATGCCCTCGTCGCCCGGCCGCATCGACACCCTGCTGGAGTGGTGGGAGCGCGACCGGGAGAACGGGCTGGGGGAGCTGCCCTTCCCGCCGGAGTTCCCGAAGATGCCGGGGGAGCCCCCGCGGGTGCAGCCCAGCAAGAAGGTCGCCGCGAACTGGGACGAGGACGGCGCTCCCGCCGACAAGGACTGA
- a CDS encoding ATP-dependent DNA ligase yields MRYDIPAPMLAKAVPAVPDPAKSPGGLLYEPKWDGFRGLIAWDGDTVEIGSRGAKPLTRYFPELVEAIPELLPGPCLLDGEIVVATGPAGAQRLDWEALSQRIHPAASRVAKLATETPAMFIAFDLLAEGEDDLLAEPFETRRTRLETLMATVEHPLHITRTTRDREAAVRWLAEFEGAGLDGVVAKPLDQPYAPGKRTLFKIKHARTADVVALGYRIHKSGSGVGSLLVGLYGDDGVLRQVGGVAAWSDVRRQELVEELAPLVERDDSGEAVTGEGERSRFSGSKDVSFVRLRPERVLEVRYDQLEGARFRHTVQFERWRPDREARSCTYDQLDTVAGYDLADVLA; encoded by the coding sequence GTGCGCTACGACATCCCCGCGCCGATGCTCGCCAAGGCCGTCCCCGCCGTGCCGGACCCGGCCAAGAGCCCGGGCGGTCTTCTGTACGAGCCGAAGTGGGACGGTTTCCGTGGGCTCATCGCCTGGGACGGCGACACGGTCGAGATCGGATCGCGCGGCGCGAAGCCGCTCACCCGATACTTCCCGGAGCTCGTCGAGGCGATTCCGGAGCTGCTTCCCGGCCCGTGTCTGCTCGACGGCGAGATCGTCGTCGCGACCGGCCCGGCGGGCGCTCAGCGGCTCGACTGGGAGGCCCTGAGCCAGCGCATCCATCCGGCGGCCTCCCGCGTCGCGAAGCTGGCCACGGAGACGCCGGCCATGTTCATCGCCTTCGACCTGCTCGCCGAGGGAGAGGACGACCTTCTCGCGGAGCCGTTCGAGACCCGGCGGACGCGCCTGGAGACGCTCATGGCGACGGTGGAGCACCCTCTGCACATCACCCGCACGACCCGTGACCGCGAGGCGGCGGTGCGGTGGCTCGCCGAGTTCGAGGGCGCGGGCCTCGACGGAGTCGTCGCGAAACCCCTCGATCAGCCGTATGCGCCCGGCAAGCGCACCCTGTTCAAGATCAAGCACGCGCGCACGGCCGACGTGGTCGCGCTCGGCTACCGCATCCACAAGTCGGGCTCCGGGGTCGGCTCGCTCCTGGTCGGGCTGTACGGCGACGACGGAGTGCTCCGCCAGGTGGGCGGGGTGGCCGCGTGGAGCGACGTGCGTCGACAGGAGCTGGTCGAGGAGCTCGCGCCCCTGGTCGAGCGCGACGACAGCGGCGAGGCGGTGACCGGCGAAGGCGAGCGGTCGCGGTTCAGCGGTTCGAAGGACGTGTCGTTCGTCCGCCTGCGCCCGGAACGGGTCCTCGAGGTGCGCTACGACCAGCTCGAAGGCGCCCGCTTCCGGCACACCGTGCAGTTCGAGCGCTGGCGGCCGGACCGCGAGGCGCGATCGTGCACCTACGACCAGCTGGACACCGTCGCAGGCTACGACCTCGCCGACGTGCTCGCCTGA
- a CDS encoding phytoene desaturase family protein, which yields MARATIIGSGPNGLAAGVSLARAGYEVRVLEASATLGGGVRTLDSTLPGFRHDVCSAVHPAAFASPFFRAFGLDRRVEWIHPEASYAHPLDRGRAAIAWRDIDRAAAGLGADGAAWLSRLRPLSRHIDGVADFTGNQLLRIPRDPVTAVRYAIRVLDQGTPLAAHAFRTEEAAALMSGVVAHANAPLPSLAGAAAGMLLAALAHARGWPYPRGGSQRIADAMIDDIRAHGGVFETGTPVTDLRRLDWGDPRRGDLLMLNTSPRLALTHPDVPAGYARAVSSYRYGPGAAKVDFALDGPVPWTNPDIASSPTVHLGGTRAEVWASENAVAAGRVSERPYVLVVQPSVRDDTRAPESKAVLWAYIHVPPGSDLDPTELITAQVERFAPGFRDLILAHHAVPASSREAINPAEIGGDISGGVFDIRQALKRPTLSPVPWRTPMPGVYLASSSTPPGPGVNGMAGWHAAHTALRDAGAPATLDDLFD from the coding sequence ATGGCGCGGGCGACGATCATCGGCTCCGGCCCCAACGGCCTCGCCGCCGGGGTGTCGCTCGCACGCGCCGGTTACGAGGTGCGGGTGCTGGAGGCATCCGCGACGCTCGGCGGCGGCGTCCGCACCCTCGATTCCACGCTCCCCGGATTCCGTCACGATGTGTGCTCCGCGGTGCATCCGGCGGCCTTCGCCTCCCCGTTCTTCCGGGCGTTCGGGCTCGACCGGCGCGTGGAGTGGATCCATCCCGAAGCCTCCTACGCGCACCCGCTCGACCGCGGGCGGGCGGCGATCGCCTGGCGCGACATCGACCGCGCCGCCGCCGGCCTCGGAGCCGACGGTGCGGCCTGGCTCTCGCGGCTGCGCCCACTGAGCCGACACATCGACGGCGTCGCCGATTTCACCGGCAACCAGCTGCTGCGCATCCCGCGCGACCCCGTGACCGCGGTCCGCTACGCGATCAGGGTCCTCGATCAGGGCACCCCCCTCGCCGCGCACGCGTTCCGGACCGAGGAGGCGGCCGCCCTGATGTCGGGCGTCGTCGCGCATGCCAACGCTCCCCTGCCCTCGTTGGCCGGAGCCGCCGCCGGCATGCTGCTGGCCGCTCTCGCGCACGCTCGGGGCTGGCCGTATCCTCGCGGCGGCTCGCAGCGCATCGCGGACGCCATGATCGACGACATCCGCGCGCACGGGGGCGTCTTCGAGACGGGAACACCCGTCACCGACCTGCGACGGCTCGACTGGGGAGACCCGCGCCGAGGCGACCTGCTGATGCTGAACACCTCGCCGCGACTCGCGCTGACGCACCCCGACGTCCCCGCGGGCTATGCACGGGCCGTCTCCTCCTACCGCTACGGCCCAGGGGCCGCGAAGGTCGACTTCGCGCTGGACGGTCCGGTCCCGTGGACGAACCCCGACATCGCGAGCTCGCCGACCGTGCACCTCGGCGGGACCAGGGCCGAGGTGTGGGCGAGCGAGAACGCCGTCGCAGCCGGGCGGGTCAGCGAGCGTCCCTACGTGCTGGTCGTGCAGCCCTCGGTCCGCGACGACACCCGCGCCCCGGAGAGCAAGGCCGTGCTCTGGGCCTACATCCACGTGCCGCCGGGGTCTGACCTCGATCCGACCGAGCTCATCACGGCCCAGGTGGAGCGCTTCGCCCCGGGCTTCCGCGACCTGATCCTGGCCCATCACGCGGTGCCCGCCTCGTCACGCGAGGCCATCAATCCGGCGGAGATCGGCGGGGACATCTCCGGGGGCGTGTTCGACATCCGCCAGGCGCTGAAGCGTCCGACCCTCTCCCCCGTCCCCTGGCGCACGCCGATGCCCGGGGTGTACCTGGCCTCCTCCTCGACGCCTCCGGGCCCCGGCGTGAACGGCATGGCCGGTTGGCACGCCGCGCACACCGCGCTGCGGGACGCCGGTGCGCCCGCGACGCTCGACGACCTCTTCGACTGA
- a CDS encoding GNAT family N-acetyltransferase: protein MRRLLHGEDAVRRLRLRLNVTARAEATIGRPLVRAADLAGVDALAVSAAVEAYLRQTESEKAQQEGSDPDPAASLPDRYRREVDDPSAAYAGCRVLVAEIDGRVVGVVVLSVSDRVAEIKRLWAVPEVRGRGVGSALLDAAVAAAIDAGAAEVRLSVWDWRVGAVRLYASRGFEPVPSWDDRERLVCMVRPTARTAAPGL from the coding sequence GTGCGACGTCTGCTTCATGGTGAAGACGCCGTCCGGCGGCTGCGGCTGCGACTGAACGTGACCGCCCGCGCGGAGGCGACGATCGGCCGCCCGCTCGTCCGAGCCGCCGACCTCGCCGGCGTCGATGCGCTCGCGGTCTCCGCGGCCGTCGAGGCCTACCTCCGCCAGACCGAGTCCGAGAAGGCGCAGCAGGAGGGTTCCGACCCGGACCCCGCCGCGTCGTTGCCGGACCGCTACCGCCGCGAGGTCGACGACCCCTCCGCCGCCTACGCCGGATGCCGGGTGCTGGTCGCCGAGATCGACGGGCGCGTCGTCGGCGTGGTCGTGCTGTCCGTGTCGGACCGCGTCGCGGAGATCAAGCGGCTGTGGGCCGTTCCCGAGGTGCGCGGCCGTGGCGTCGGCTCGGCTCTGCTGGACGCGGCGGTGGCTGCCGCGATCGATGCCGGCGCCGCCGAGGTGCGCCTGTCGGTGTGGGACTGGCGGGTGGGCGCCGTGCGCCTGTACGCCTCGCGCGGCTTCGAGCCGGTGCCGTCCTGGGACGACCGTGAGCGCCTGGTGTGCATGGTGCGACCGACCGCTCGGACGGCCGCGCCCGGGCTCTAG
- a CDS encoding acyl-CoA dehydrogenase family protein yields MSTAATPFPGERVSSYDITGRQNSDYYAVFSDIPTADRAAWDRAKSYVDEVAPQMAEAWDRAEYPLEAARRMGEMDLVVDGIPHPSLTSMSPLAAGLVNMEISRGDGSLGTILAVQGGLALRTLALFGSPAQQERWLTALADASVLGSFALTEPDHGSDSVSLETVARRDGDEWVLRGAKKWIGNGASGGITFVWARVDDEGADEHGAVRCFLVEQDTPGYTGSVIRGKASLRAIHQAHIVLDDVRVPLDAVLPGAKSFKDASTVLYATRSGVAWSALGHATACYEAALAYAKERVQFGKPLAKFQMVQERLTHMLEDLTAMQLYCRRMADLETAGELRPTQASLAKFHNTRAARRIASTARDLLGGNGILLENGVMQHLADIEAIHTYEGTESVQALLLGRDITGMSAFA; encoded by the coding sequence ATGAGCACTGCAGCCACCCCGTTCCCCGGCGAGCGTGTCTCGTCGTACGACATCACCGGACGTCAGAACAGCGACTACTACGCCGTCTTCTCCGACATCCCCACGGCCGACCGCGCGGCATGGGATCGCGCGAAGTCCTACGTCGACGAGGTCGCGCCGCAGATGGCGGAGGCCTGGGACCGGGCGGAGTACCCGCTCGAGGCCGCACGCCGGATGGGCGAGATGGACCTCGTCGTCGACGGCATCCCGCACCCGTCGCTCACAAGCATGTCCCCCCTGGCCGCCGGCCTGGTCAACATGGAGATCTCGCGCGGCGACGGCTCGCTGGGCACCATCCTCGCGGTCCAGGGCGGACTCGCGCTGCGCACCCTCGCCCTGTTCGGCTCCCCCGCCCAGCAGGAGCGGTGGCTCACGGCGCTCGCCGATGCGTCCGTGCTCGGGTCGTTCGCGCTGACCGAGCCCGACCACGGCTCCGATTCGGTGTCGCTGGAGACCGTGGCCCGCCGCGACGGTGACGAGTGGGTGCTCCGCGGAGCGAAGAAGTGGATCGGCAACGGCGCGTCCGGCGGCATCACGTTCGTCTGGGCGCGCGTCGACGACGAGGGGGCGGACGAGCACGGCGCCGTGCGGTGCTTCCTCGTCGAGCAGGACACCCCCGGGTACACCGGCAGTGTGATCCGCGGCAAGGCGTCGCTGCGGGCGATCCACCAGGCGCACATCGTCCTCGACGACGTGCGCGTGCCGCTCGACGCGGTGCTCCCGGGTGCCAAGAGCTTCAAGGACGCCTCGACGGTGCTCTACGCGACCCGCTCGGGAGTCGCATGGTCGGCGCTCGGACACGCGACCGCCTGCTACGAGGCGGCACTCGCCTACGCGAAGGAGCGCGTGCAGTTCGGCAAGCCCCTCGCGAAGTTCCAGATGGTGCAGGAGCGGCTGACCCACATGCTCGAGGACCTCACGGCGATGCAGCTGTACTGCCGCCGGATGGCAGACCTGGAGACTGCGGGCGAGCTGCGTCCGACCCAGGCGTCGCTGGCGAAGTTCCACAACACCCGTGCCGCGCGACGGATCGCCTCGACCGCCCGCGACCTGCTCGGCGGCAACGGCATCCTCCTCGAGAACGGCGTGATGCAGCACCTCGCCGACATCGAGGCCATCCACACCTACGAGGGCACGGAGAGCGTGCAGGCGCTGCTGCTCGGCCGCGACATCACCGGGATGAGCGCGTTCGCCTAG
- a CDS encoding TetR/AcrR family transcriptional regulator, giving the protein MHESAELRTGVVAAALELFSDQGFDQTSVEQIAKAAGVSRSTFFRQFGGKEDVVFADHEVLLGQLREFLDEGHDDPWGAVCAASESVFAHFAHDPELARRRYQIVRQVPVLREREIITVFRYERLFDEYLRGALPGVDPLDAVGFAALVTAVHNHVLRQLLRGRKKVPLSTLQTALADVRRRYGVTDAAAEAPDDMVVAVFPRSMPIAEVTRRLQSELD; this is encoded by the coding sequence ATGCACGAATCCGCAGAACTGCGCACCGGCGTCGTGGCCGCAGCGCTCGAGCTCTTCAGCGACCAGGGGTTCGATCAGACCTCGGTGGAGCAGATCGCCAAGGCCGCCGGCGTCTCGCGTTCGACCTTCTTCCGTCAGTTCGGCGGCAAGGAGGACGTGGTGTTCGCCGACCACGAAGTGCTCCTCGGGCAGCTCAGGGAGTTCCTCGACGAGGGACATGACGACCCGTGGGGCGCGGTGTGCGCGGCATCCGAATCGGTCTTCGCGCACTTCGCGCACGACCCCGAACTCGCCCGTCGCCGCTACCAGATCGTCCGTCAGGTGCCGGTGCTGCGCGAGCGCGAGATCATCACGGTGTTCCGCTACGAGCGGCTGTTCGACGAGTACCTGCGCGGAGCCCTCCCCGGCGTGGACCCGCTGGACGCCGTCGGATTCGCCGCACTCGTGACCGCCGTGCACAACCACGTGCTGCGCCAGCTGCTGCGCGGACGCAAGAAGGTCCCGCTGTCGACGCTGCAGACCGCCCTCGCCGACGTCCGTCGCCGGTACGGAGTCACGGATGCGGCCGCCGAGGCCCCCGACGACATGGTCGTCGCGGTCTTCCCGCGGTCCATGCCGATCGCCGAGGTCACGCGCCGCCTGCAGTCCGAGCTCGACTAG
- a CDS encoding DUF2510 domain-containing protein, with amino-acid sequence MSERGIAAGWYETRRRGTLRWWDGARWTERIAVRGRETTLADDSASTRRQLLVCEVVLAVVLVASILFALWGSLPVVVIRPVIVAAGAALVFTPFVISRQLRLVALPARRWGVPTLR; translated from the coding sequence GTGAGTGAGCGCGGGATTGCGGCCGGATGGTACGAGACACGCCGCCGAGGCACCCTGCGGTGGTGGGACGGTGCGCGGTGGACCGAGCGCATCGCGGTGCGCGGTCGCGAGACGACGCTGGCGGACGACAGCGCCTCCACGCGCCGGCAGCTCCTCGTGTGCGAGGTTGTACTCGCCGTCGTCCTGGTCGCCTCGATCCTCTTCGCGCTGTGGGGCTCGCTGCCGGTGGTCGTGATCCGGCCCGTGATCGTCGCGGCCGGTGCCGCCCTCGTCTTCACCCCGTTCGTGATCTCTCGACAGCTCCGTCTCGTCGCGCTGCCGGCGAGGCGCTGGGGCGTGCCGACGCTGCGCTGA
- the sucC gene encoding ADP-forming succinate--CoA ligase subunit beta — MDLYEYQARDVFEKYGVPVLAGIVADTPEEVRAAAEKIGGVVVVKAQVKTGGRGKAGGVKVAKTPDEAYEAAKAILGLDIKGHVVKRVMVAQGARIAEEFYFSVLLDRANRSYLSLCSVEGGMEIEELAVERPEALARVEVNPLTGIDKAKAVEIARAANFPEDLVEKVSDVFVKLFDVYKGEDATLVEVNPLVRTEEGDIIALDGKVTLDDNASEIRHPEHEALEDKDAADPLEAKAKESGLNYVKLDGEVGIIGNGAGLVMSTLDVVAYAGENHNGVKPANFLDIGGGASAEVMAAGLDVILGDPQVKSVFVNVFGGITACDAVANGIKGALETLGAAASKPLVVRLDGNRVDEGRAILAEYAHPLVTLAATMDEGADKAAELANA; from the coding sequence GTGGATCTGTACGAGTACCAGGCACGAGACGTTTTCGAGAAGTACGGAGTGCCGGTCCTCGCCGGCATCGTCGCGGACACTCCTGAAGAGGTGAGGGCGGCTGCCGAGAAGATCGGCGGAGTGGTCGTCGTCAAGGCTCAGGTGAAGACCGGCGGCCGTGGAAAGGCGGGCGGCGTCAAGGTCGCCAAGACCCCCGACGAGGCGTACGAGGCGGCGAAGGCCATCCTCGGCCTCGACATCAAGGGCCACGTCGTCAAGCGCGTCATGGTCGCGCAGGGTGCGCGCATCGCCGAGGAGTTCTACTTCTCCGTGCTGCTCGACCGTGCCAACCGCTCCTACCTGAGCCTCTGCTCGGTCGAGGGCGGCATGGAGATCGAGGAGCTCGCGGTCGAGCGTCCCGAGGCCCTCGCGCGCGTCGAGGTCAACCCGCTCACGGGCATCGACAAGGCGAAGGCCGTCGAGATCGCCCGCGCGGCGAACTTCCCCGAAGACCTCGTCGAGAAGGTCTCCGACGTGTTCGTGAAGCTCTTCGACGTCTACAAGGGCGAGGACGCGACGCTCGTCGAGGTCAACCCGCTGGTCCGCACCGAAGAGGGCGACATCATCGCGCTCGACGGCAAGGTCACGCTCGACGACAACGCCTCCGAGATCCGTCACCCCGAGCACGAGGCGCTCGAGGACAAGGACGCCGCAGACCCGCTCGAGGCCAAGGCCAAGGAGTCGGGCCTCAACTACGTGAAGCTCGACGGCGAGGTCGGCATCATCGGCAACGGCGCGGGACTCGTCATGTCGACGCTCGACGTCGTCGCCTATGCGGGCGAGAACCACAACGGCGTCAAGCCGGCCAACTTCCTCGACATCGGTGGCGGAGCCTCGGCTGAGGTCATGGCCGCCGGCCTCGACGTCATCCTCGGCGACCCGCAGGTGAAGAGCGTCTTCGTCAACGTGTTCGGTGGCATCACGGCGTGCGACGCCGTCGCCAACGGCATCAAGGGCGCGCTCGAGACGCTGGGCGCCGCGGCCTCCAAGCCGCTCGTCGTGCGCCTGGACGGCAACCGCGTCGACGAGGGTCGCGCGATCCTCGCCGAGTACGCGCACCCGCTTGTGACCCTGGCCGCCACCATGGACGAGGGCGCCGACAAGGCCGCCGAGCTCGCCAACGCCTGA
- the sucD gene encoding succinate--CoA ligase subunit alpha encodes MSIYLNKDSKVIVQGITGGEGTKHTALMLKAGTQVVGGVNARKAGTTVSHTDKDGNAVELPVFASVAEAMKETGADVSIAFVPGAFTKDAMIEAIDAEIPLLVVITEGVPVGDSAEAWAYAQSKGNKTRIIGPNCPGIITPGEALVGITPANITGKGPIGLVSKSGTLTYQMMFELRDLGFSTAIGIGGDPVIGTTHIDALAAFEADPETKAIVMIGEIGGDAEERAADYIKANVTKPVVGYVAGFTAPEGKTMGHAGAIVSGSAGTAQAKKEALEAAGVKVGKTPSETADLMRAIIEAL; translated from the coding sequence ATGTCGATCTACCTCAACAAGGACTCCAAGGTCATCGTCCAGGGCATCACCGGCGGTGAGGGCACCAAGCACACCGCACTGATGCTCAAGGCCGGCACCCAGGTCGTCGGTGGCGTCAACGCCCGCAAGGCCGGCACCACGGTCTCGCACACGGACAAGGACGGCAACGCCGTCGAGCTGCCCGTCTTCGCCTCGGTCGCCGAGGCCATGAAGGAGACGGGCGCCGACGTGTCGATCGCCTTCGTCCCCGGCGCCTTCACGAAGGACGCGATGATCGAGGCCATCGACGCCGAGATCCCGCTGCTCGTCGTCATCACCGAGGGTGTCCCCGTGGGCGACTCGGCCGAGGCCTGGGCCTACGCGCAGAGTAAGGGCAACAAGACCCGCATCATCGGGCCGAACTGCCCCGGCATCATCACGCCGGGCGAGGCGCTCGTGGGCATCACGCCCGCGAATATCACGGGCAAGGGACCGATCGGCCTCGTGTCGAAGTCGGGCACTCTGACCTACCAGATGATGTTCGAGCTGCGCGACCTGGGCTTCTCCACCGCCATCGGCATCGGCGGCGACCCGGTCATCGGCACCACGCACATCGACGCGCTCGCCGCGTTCGAGGCCGACCCCGAGACCAAGGCGATCGTCATGATCGGCGAGATCGGCGGCGACGCCGAGGAGCGTGCGGCCGACTACATCAAGGCGAACGTCACGAAGCCGGTCGTCGGCTACGTCGCGGGCTTCACCGCTCCCGAGGGCAAGACCATGGGCCACGCCGGCGCCATCGTCTCGGGCTCGGCCGGTACCGCTCAGGCGAAGAAGGAGGCCCTCGAGGCCGCCGGCGTCAAGGTCGGCAAGACGCCGTCCGAGACGGCTGACCTGATGCGCGCGATCATCGAAGCGCTCTGA
- a CDS encoding TetR/AcrR family transcriptional regulator — MPRASAADAAETARRILDVATAQFAAHGYATASVDEIARLAGVTRGAVYHHYTSKPLLFRDVAAAQQQSVADAIRDATEDSAPDAALRDGSHAFLDAITRGAASRVLLVDGPAVLGGEEWRRLDAEGPEQELRTGLSEAGVSPALLAPLTAALSGAMNELALWLAAHPDDADARMRAHAALDGVLDAVAGRR, encoded by the coding sequence ATGCCCCGAGCTTCCGCGGCCGACGCCGCCGAGACCGCCCGCCGCATCCTCGATGTCGCCACGGCGCAGTTCGCCGCGCACGGGTACGCCACCGCATCCGTCGACGAGATCGCCCGCCTCGCCGGAGTCACACGAGGAGCGGTCTACCACCACTACACGTCGAAGCCGCTGCTGTTCCGCGACGTCGCGGCTGCCCAGCAGCAGTCCGTGGCCGACGCGATCCGCGACGCCACGGAAGACAGTGCTCCGGATGCCGCTCTCCGCGACGGCAGTCATGCATTCCTGGACGCGATCACGCGCGGAGCGGCCTCGCGCGTGCTGCTCGTCGACGGCCCGGCCGTGCTCGGCGGGGAGGAGTGGCGTCGCCTCGACGCCGAGGGCCCGGAGCAGGAGCTGCGCACGGGTCTGAGCGAAGCAGGGGTCTCCCCCGCACTCCTCGCGCCGCTCACGGCCGCGCTCTCCGGAGCCATGAACGAACTCGCCCTGTGGCTCGCCGCGCACCCGGACGACGCCGACGCGCGGATGCGGGCCCACGCCGCGCTGGACGGCGTGCTGGACGCGGTGGCGGGCCGCCGCTGA
- a CDS encoding VOC family protein, with translation MKITSFYPVLMVDDVAATARFYREELGFDVSFEADWYVSLRFEGGELAILDRTHETIPEGFREPVRGLLLNLEVPDAAAAHARLVGERGLPERLSLREEDFGQRHFIVEAPGGVLIDVIEPIEPSAEFAAAYA, from the coding sequence ATGAAGATCACGAGCTTCTACCCGGTGCTGATGGTGGACGACGTCGCTGCCACCGCACGCTTCTATCGCGAGGAGCTCGGCTTCGATGTGTCGTTCGAGGCCGACTGGTACGTGAGCCTGCGCTTCGAGGGTGGCGAGCTCGCGATCCTGGACCGCACGCACGAGACCATCCCCGAGGGCTTCCGCGAGCCCGTGCGGGGGCTGCTGCTGAACCTGGAGGTGCCGGATGCCGCCGCCGCGCACGCGCGCCTGGTGGGGGAGCGGGGGCTGCCCGAGCGCCTGTCCCTCCGGGAGGAGGACTTCGGTCAGCGCCACTTCATCGTCGAGGCGCCCGGGGGTGTGCTCATCGACGTGATCGAGCCGATCGAGCCGTCGGCGGAGTTCGCGGCCGCCTACGCCTGA